The region CTCCATCCCGATGAAACTCGCGGTTTTCGAGATATTCCCGGAAAACCGGCGGATTTGAATGGCGAGATATTCACGCTCGAATTCCTCGCGGGCCTCACGCAAAGGTACGCCCATCAGGCTCGCCATGCCGATCCCGCCCTTGACCCCGCCCTCGGTAATCTCGGCGGGCAGCATGTCGTTCTCGATCACGTGCATCTTGTCGCGCGGGCTCAGAATGACCGTACGCTCCACCACATTGCGCAGTTCGCGCACGTTGCCGGGCCAGTCGTAGGCCTGCAAGGTCGCGAGAGCCTCTTCGCTGACCGTCGGCGCCGGCAAGCCCTGTTCGGAGGCGTAACGCGCGAAGAAGTGGGTCGCAAGCGCGGGGATGTCGTCGCGGCGCTCGGCCAGCGAGGGGATCGATACCGGCACCACGTTGAGGCGGTAGAACAGGTCTTCGCGGAAACGCTTTTCCTCGATTTCCTTCTGCAGGTCGCGCGAGGTGGAGCTGACCACCCGCATATCGACCCCGATCTGGCGGTTGCCGCCGACCCGCACGAAGCTCTGCTCGGTCAGAACGCGCAGGATGCGGGCCTGTGTCGACAATGGCATGTCCGCGACCTCGTCGAGATAGAGCGTTCCACCATCGGCCGTTTCGAGCAGGCCCGGCCGGATGAGCTTGCCTTCGGACTCTTCGCCGAACAGCTCCTGCTCGAACCGTTCGGCGGTGATCCTTGCCGAGTTGACGATGACGAAGGCACCGGTCGAGCGCGGGCTCCAGCTATGGAGCAG is a window of Alteriqipengyuania lutimaris DNA encoding:
- the ntrX gene encoding nitrogen assimilation response regulator NtrX produces the protein MALDILVVDDERDIRDLVSGVLSDEGYECRVAGDSGTALRLVDERRPSLVLLDVWLHGSPMDGLEVLDAIKAREPELPVIIFSGHGNIDTAVSAVSRGAMDFIEKPFETERLLLLVERATETERLRRENTRLKQDSGGAGEEFNGNSAAVNQVRATLKRVASTGSRVLISGPAGSGKEVAARLLHSWSPRSTGAFVIVNSARITAERFEQELFGEESEGKLIRPGLLETADGGTLYLDEVADMPLSTQARILRVLTEQSFVRVGGNRQIGVDMRVVSSTSRDLQKEIEEKRFREDLFYRLNVVPVSIPSLAERRDDIPALATHFFARYASEQGLPAPTVSEEALATLQAYDWPGNVRELRNVVERTVILSPRDKMHVIENDMLPAEITEGGVKGGIGMASLMGVPLREAREEFEREYLAIQIRRFSGNISKTASFIGMERSALHRKLKILGMTERKEET